Sequence from the Bryobacteraceae bacterium genome:
ACGCCGGTAACACCGGTTCGAGCCGACGGGGTGACCTGTCCACCGCCGGTCATAAAGACGCGGACGATCTCGCCGTAGCGGGCGGGGTTGTCCGGCGTCACGAAAGAACCGTCCGGCCGCAGGGCGACAGCAAAGCGGCGGCCCTGAGTGTCGGTTGTTTCGAACACACCCGGCTGCAGGGTGGTGATTTCGACGCCGTTGATGACGCTCGACCCGGCGCCCACACGCGCGGTTACGTTCACCGTTGTCTGGCCGGCGAGTTCGAACGGCACTTGGAGCGTGATGCTCTCGCGGCCATCGGTGTTGCACACCGAGAACAGCGGGGCGAGGAAAGCGCCGAACTGTACCTCAACGCCGCCGAGCCGTGTGGGAAGCACGCCGAGAACCGGGTTGGACTGCACGCATCCCTTCAGATCCGGAGCGATGCCGACACCGGTGATGGTGTAAACACTCCCGGGAACGACGGCGCCACGTTCGTTACTGGCGGCGTTGAAGAAGTCCAGGCGGTTGATCTGCGGGCCTGGCAACTGCGACGTCAGGTTGAACGTCACCAGTTGCGTGATGCCCGCGGCCGATGCCTGCACGACGATCGGTCCGGGCCGCTCGCCGGCGCGGACGGTCACTTGCGCGATCCCGTTCTGATCGGTGGTGGCCGACGGCGCGGAAAGGGTGGCGCTGCCGGATACGAGCGTGAAGTTCACAACCGCGCCGTTCACCGGATTGCTTTGCGCGTCGGTGACGCGGACGGAGACCGGCTGGGCGAAGTTCGTGTTGATGAACGTGGTCTGGTTGTTGCCGGTGTTGGCGGCGATGCCGGAGACGACCACCGAGACGCGGAAGTTGAAGGTGGCCGAGGGGCGGGTGCCGCTGAGGGCCGTCGCCCGGACCTGGATGTTGCCGGGGGTGTTGCCGAAGCGGATGCCGTTGAACGTGCGGCCGTTCTGATCGGTGATGGTGGTGCTGTTATCGAGCGTTGCAGTGCCCTGGATGACTTCCCAACGGACACTTGCGCCGGGGAGGTTGTTGCCTCCGCCGTCGCCGACTTCGATGACAAGGTTGGCCAGCGCGCGCTCACCGGGCCGGGCGGTCTGGTTGTCCCCGTTGACGATACGGATGACGTTGGGGTCGCCCGGGGTCACGAGAATCCGCAGCAAGCGCTCGGCATAGCCGCCGAGACGCAGGCGAACGGTGGTCTCGCCGGACTTGCCGAGGAGGCGAAGGTCGCAGGTGGCGACGCCGAGTTCGTTGGACGAAGCAACCGGGCGCGGATCGCAAACGGCGGCCGGGCCGGTGTTCGGATCGGCGGATCGCGAATTGATATGGACGCCAACGTTCGGGATGGCCGCGCCAAAATTCCCGCCGGCGCTGGTGAACCGGACCTGAATCGCGTCCTTCACGACGGTTCCGGCTTGGCCGGTCACCGAGATCGGTTCGTTGCGCGGCATGAGGAACTCAAAGCTCGGGAACGGCGTCGGGTTGTTGTCGGAAAACGCCGGGATCGTAATAAAGTGGATCTCGGTGCTGGCGTTAGCCGTGCTGGCGCTGGCGACCGATTGCACGAAGGCCTGCGTGCTTGCCGTGCCGCTGCCGGGCGCGATGAATACGTTCGAGGTTTCGCCGAGAGCGTCGGTGACCGTGGTGACGCGGTCCGTGGTTTCGCCCGGCGCGCCTTCCACCCAGCGTCCACCGCCGGAAACCACCGCCCAGGTAACGACGGTGTTGGCGACGGGACGATCCTGCGAGTCGATGACGCGGAGCTTGGTGCGTCCGTCGCCGGTGGCGGCATCCCGGAAGCGAAGATCGGAGAAATCGCCCTCTTTCACGATGACGCCTTCGCCTTCGAGGAGGATGATCCGGCCGGAGCCGCCGCTACCGTTCCCGCCGCCGTCGCCGCCGCCGCCGTTGTTGCCGCCGGGGTTGGTGGAAACGCGGAAGGTAAAGCCGGCAGTGAGGCCCGTGCTCTGAACCGCGACGTTCACGGTAGCGTCGCCGGCGGTCGAGCCGGTGTTCACCGAGGTCATCACGAAGCCCGAAGCATTCGTGAAGAGCGTGCTCGCGCCGTTGATCGTGGCCGGGCCAGAGGCGACGGTGAACGTCACCGGCATGTTGAACATCGGACGGCCAGCCGCATCCACGACGCGAACGCCGAAGGGCTGGGATCGGGAGCTGGTGGGCAACTCGGATGTGGGCGCGCCGTAGCGAAGGATCCCGTTGGCGCTGGCGCCGCTCGCGAGCGTGTTCGCGGGGCCGGCATAGCCGACCAGCGAGGGGATGAAATTGATGGTCAGTTCGGACCGGACATTGGGCGTGGAGGGGGCCAGGTCCACTTCGTACACTTTGTTGGGCGTACCGGGAGCCGCGTTGGGGGTCAGGCTGAGGGGGGCGTTGACATAGAGGCGGCGGGCCTTCGGGTACTCACCGGAAGTGGTGAGGCCGGAGGTGGCGGCGACGCTTCCCAGCGAACCGAACTCGCCGGAGACCAGTTCAGGGAAAGGCAGCAGGCCATTCACGTCGAGACCGGTGGGGAGGTTGGCGCGATACAGGCGGCGGGGTTGAGCAGAGGTTGGCGCGGTGGCCACGTAGGCGAGGTCGTTCGAGATGACCGCGATGTGCTCGAAGATGGCGCCGGTGAAGTCGGCGGCGCTGTTGGAAAGCGCGGCGACGCGGGTGCCAAGCGGATCGAGCAGAATGTAGAACATCGTATGGCCGGACTGCGGCGAGTTGTTGACGGCGAGCGCGCGAGTCCCGTCCGGAGTGAACTGGAGTTTGCCGATGCGCGGCTTGAGCGCGCCGGAGCCGGTGGGGAGGGCGATCTGGCGGATGAAAGCGCTCGGGGCGAGGGTCTTGGTGGTGTCGTAGATGAGAATCTTGTCCTCGGCGCTCACGTAGAGGAGACCGTCGGGCCCAATCGCAATCGAGGTTTGGGTGGTGAGCGTGAGGCTGATCCGGTTTTCCGGACCGAGCAGGAGGTTGGTGTCGATGTCGACCACCTGAACGGATTGGCCCTGGCTCGAATGAATATAGAGCTGCTTGGAGTCCGGACTCACGGCCATGGACTCCGGGGAGAAGAGATTGATCGCCTGCGAAATCGCGATCGGCTGATCGGTGGCGGTGTCGTAGGCGCGCAAGTTGTTGCCGGATACGACGTAAAGCCGCTTGCCATCGGGCGTCAGCACGGCGTCGATCACCTGCTGGCCGGTATTGAGCGGCGTTCCGATCGGCTGAAACTGAGCGTCAAGGACAGTAATATTGCTGGAGCCGCGGGCGATGATGTAATACTTGACTTCGGAAGGCAGGTTAGTCGGCTTGGCCAATACCTTGAAGACATCCGGACTGCCTTGAAAGCTGCCCACGGAGGCGAGCGGCGTCCCACTGTAGACACTGATCGTTTCCGATGTCGCGTTGGAGAAAGAGGGGAAGACAAATACGTTTTCCGCGGATAGGCTGCAGGCGGTCAGGGCAACGAGGACGCCGAGACGCGCGCGGGTGCTACGATACAAAACAACCTCCTTGGGGCTGGGTGGACACTTACTTTAGACGCGCTGGCACTCCGAACTGGCCAGCGGCACCGGTGGGACGCGGGAGACGCACTTTATATACTAACACGCTGAAGGCGCTCGCGGACTCTGGTTGCAAGCATTTTTCACATCAGAAACTCAGGACGTTACGCAGAAAAACGAAACGGGGGAGCCGAAGCTCCCCCGTTCCGGTTCGGTTCAGGTCGTGACGACCCGGCCTTTTTAGTGGCCGAGCGTTTCGGACTTGGAACCCGTGCGGCTCTCGATGCCGTCGTCCATCACCAGGGCCAGGTAGCCCATGGCCAACCGCTGGGCGCCGAGGTCGCTGATGAAGGCGAACCCGTGGCCGTACTGGAAGGCGCACTGAGCAATGATGTAGCCCTGGAAGCCGGCCGTCGCGGTAACCGCGCCGCCCGAGGACAGCGACCAGACGAAGTGCTCGCCACCGGTGATCGACGGCGACGGGAAGCTGAGGCAGACATTCGCCCCGGCGACCACGCCGTAGAAGTTCACCGTGCAAGCGCCGGTCTGAATCGAGGTGCCGAAGGGATCCTTCGACGTGTTGGCGATCGCAACACCGGTGTCAAACCCAGCCTGATTGGACACGAACGGGAAGAGCAGGTTCGTGCGGCAGGAGTTGACGGTGAGGACGTTGCGGTTGGCAGCCGTATCCACGAAGCGCGGGAGGGCGGCCGTGGTGCTGGCCGTGGCCACCGTGCTGATCGGGGCGAGGTTGCCGTTGGCGGTCGCCGTGCCGAAGCTCGGCAGGTTGGCCGCGGTGTTCGCACGGTAGGCAATGATCACCGGGATTTCGACGCGCTCGATGGAAGTGGTGTCGGCGTTGATGATCTCATACACCGCCTGGCCCACGCCACCGACGACCGAAACCTGGTTGATGCCATCGTTGCCGCCGTAGTTGCTCGGGAGAGCGGTGCCGGAGACAACCGTATCGAGGTTGGCCGGGGTCGCACCCGCAGCAGCAGCGCTGAACGGACCGTCGCCATTCGGGTTGGTCTGAATGAGGCGAGCGGTACCGGTGCGGAACGTGCTCGTGTTGCTGCCGCCCTGGATGGTGTTCACCGGAACGGTGTTGCCGACCCAGATCTGCAGGCCATTCTGCACGTTGTTGAAGCGGACGATCAGGCGGGTGCCATGATCGGCGAGGCCGAGCGCGCCACCGGACTCACCCACGGCGAGCGTACCGTTCTGGAAGGTGGTGGGCCACCATGCCGTGCCGGCGTTCTTGTAGAAGCCAGTTTCGGTCTGGAACGGGAAGCCGAGGGTATCCTGCGGTTCGGACGGGTTCGGGGCGATGTCGCCGGTGGTCAGAGGAGAGGGCTCCTTCTGGCTGCGGCGGCGAAGCACCGACGGGAACAGTTCCTGGTAGCGCAGACGGAAGGCGCGGCCGTCGCAACGGCTGCCCTTATCGTGCAGCGACCTGGTGCTGTCGGCGGCGAACTCGACGTTGGCCGATTCGCACTGCAGACAGGTCGCGGCGTCAACCACCGAGAAGTCCAGGGAGTTCTGGGCGATGGCGACGGTCGGCGACGGGTTGGTGATCGGGAGAGCGATCGGGTTGATAACGCCCGACGCGCTCGTGGAGATCACGAGGCGGACATCAGCCTGGCTGCCGGCCGGAACACCGAGCTGGCTCGCGTTCACCCGGATGTTGGTCATACGGAGGATGCGGGTGGTCAGCGTGCCCGGAGCGTCGAACGGAATACCTTGCCAGATCAGCGACGAGTTGTTCGCGCGGCGCGCCTGGAAGGCGTTCGGGCGATAGGTCGCAAAGCTGGTGGCGCC
This genomic interval carries:
- a CDS encoding Ig-like domain-containing protein, whose protein sequence is MYRSTRARLGVLVALTACSLSAENVFVFPSFSNATSETISVYSGTPLASVGSFQGSPDVFKVLAKPTNLPSEVKYYIIARGSSNITVLDAQFQPIGTPLNTGQQVIDAVLTPDGKRLYVVSGNNLRAYDTATDQPIAISQAINLFSPESMAVSPDSKQLYIHSSQGQSVQVVDIDTNLLLGPENRISLTLTTQTSIAIGPDGLLYVSAEDKILIYDTTKTLAPSAFIRQIALPTGSGALKPRIGKLQFTPDGTRALAVNNSPQSGHTMFYILLDPLGTRVAALSNSAADFTGAIFEHIAVISNDLAYVATAPTSAQPRRLYRANLPTGLDVNGLLPFPELVSGEFGSLGSVAATSGLTTSGEYPKARRLYVNAPLSLTPNAAPGTPNKVYEVDLAPSTPNVRSELTINFIPSLVGYAGPANTLASGASANGILRYGAPTSELPTSSRSQPFGVRVVDAAGRPMFNMPVTFTVASGPATINGASTLFTNASGFVMTSVNTGSTAGDATVNVAVQSTGLTAGFTFRVSTNPGGNNGGGGDGGGNGSGGSGRIILLEGEGVIVKEGDFSDLRFRDAATGDGRTKLRVIDSQDRPVANTVVTWAVVSGGGRWVEGAPGETTDRVTTVTDALGETSNVFIAPGSGTASTQAFVQSVASASTANASTEIHFITIPAFSDNNPTPFPSFEFLMPRNEPISVTGQAGTVVKDAIQVRFTSAGGNFGAAIPNVGVHINSRSADPNTGPAAVCDPRPVASSNELGVATCDLRLLGKSGETTVRLRLGGYAERLLRILVTPGDPNVIRIVNGDNQTARPGERALANLVIEVGDGGGNNLPGASVRWEVIQGTATLDNSTTITDQNGRTFNGIRFGNTPGNIQVRATALSGTRPSATFNFRVSVVVSGIAANTGNNQTTFINTNFAQPVSVRVTDAQSNPVNGAVVNFTLVSGSATLSAPSATTDQNGIAQVTVRAGERPGPIVVQASAAGITQLVTFNLTSQLPGPQINRLDFFNAASNERGAVVPGSVYTITGVGIAPDLKGCVQSNPVLGVLPTRLGGVEVQFGAFLAPLFSVCNTDGRESITLQVPFELAGQTTVNVTARVGAGSSVINGVEITTLQPGVFETTDTQGRRFAVALRPDGSFVTPDNPARYGEIVRVFMTGGGQVTPSARTGVTGVTGQVMNVTPSVGLSESGVRLISATYAVGMVGVYEVAFEVPQGTPTGSARSLGVILSRPDGQFVFPGNSPTIAIAP